The following is a genomic window from Falco peregrinus isolate bFalPer1 chromosome Z, bFalPer1.pri, whole genome shotgun sequence.
GTTCTATGCAGGTGTCCcctagaaaaaataattcattccAGTGTAAGTGCTAAACCCCTCTGCTTCTCAAAGCTGAAGTAATATctcattttgtttcagtatgtgcaaggacattaaaaaaatatacattgtCACTTGTGTGAAACTCATTAGCTGCCCTCTCTCAGCATCCCCCTGGACCATACCTGGGCATCGTCCACATCAATTTCAATGAACACCACATCACTATACTTGTCAGACAAACTCTAGAATAAAACAAGAAACTATGCAGTTAGTGTTCcaggaaagctttcttttaaaagacacattCATATAAGTTATAAAGCTGGTGCTGCTTACCCACTGTGAAACTTGCCTGCTTAAAGCAGCTGTTTTACTGACcagtgcaaaatattttttttttgttcagtacCTGGAAGTCTCTTCAAACTTGTTCAAACATACTCCCCACAGAGAAGACTTAAATATCCAAAGACATAGGTAAAAGGTCTTGTCTTGCAGCCTTCAGCTGATCACCAAACAATGCTACAGCCTCTCTCATATTTTACTAGATTATATTGCCACCTAAACACAGCTAGAGTGATTACAGTAACTGTGTACAAAAGGATAAACATTGTTTCCATTCTATATCCCACCCCTTAAGGCAATGCAACTGTTACGTCCCTATAGACCTGAGATACATGTAAGCATTAGGACAGTAGAAGTTAAACCACCTTGGAGCTCCAAGCTGTATTAAAGGCTAGTATATTAAACTTGACAGTTTCAAAGTAGGTACTTCTGTGACTTCTCCCTTTTCCAGAAAATGCTGGCAATGTGGCAAAAAGAAGTTTCCTCCATGTTACTGTCAAGCAgcacaaaaaatgtttctatgcACTCCAATACAGTTACcaataaaaacagaaaggcTACTTACATGGAAAAAGGGCTTGATCATTTTGCATGGTCCACACCATGTGGCTGAGAAATCAACTACTATAAGCTTGTCACCAGCAGATTTCAGTTCTTCCTCAAACTGAACCtataagaaaaagaacatattgatgcttttccccctcctttccaAAATGGTTTAGACTAATCACAAAGCTAGCTTGCTCTCAGCCTTGACACTAACCATTTTGGTAGCTCTCTTTAAACACTTTGCTTAACTGGGGTATTTGTACCATCATGCAAGTGCTTCAGTATGAACTGTTTTCATCAGTGGCTAGATCAGCCAGTGTATTATGACTCTTAAGTTAGGAAAGACCACAATGCTCTGTCACCGCAACTCAATGAATTGTGGAAACAAACTAGAAATTAATCTAGCCTACAATATTCAACTCTGCCAACTGTTTTAGTGTTACCCCCTGAATGTGATCCTTATGGTTTTCAATAAtccattttctcatttctcgCTTAGCCGGAAGACTGCCATTTTCTTCTGGGACAGACCTTCCTCTGTAGGATTTGAAAAGGACACAAACCTTTGTAACACTCCCCCATTTTGATGCTTTTTCCAATCAAAATGATGTTGTATTGTTTACTCTGCAGCATGTTTCCTAAAGCAACCTCACAGGATagttattttacttattttgccAAGTGAACCCACATGGAACATCACCAGCCAAAGCAATGCTACACATCTAACACCCAATATTTATTTAGAGCTTTGAGTCTATCTGTTGCACTTTGTCACACCAATCTTTTTTTACACAATGTTCTTTGTAATTTAGAGGTCCTTACATGCCATCAACCATGTTTTCTGGTCCAACAGTGAATGTTTTAGCAGAACTGAAAgacaataaaagcaataaatacttGCAAGCTAGCAAAAGACAAGTTTCTtgggcagaagcagaaaatgctaATCAGCTACTTCCTGACAGTGTCTTTTCCAAAGCAAGTACAAGCTACTTCAACATTCAACTTTGTCCTCATGGCAATGCAAGCTTCAGGGAAGCTGTAAATACAAACTTCATTTCAGATTATGCATATTAAAAGTAGCTGCTTTACTCCTCCCAGCTTCACAGACCAGAGCATTAGAAGCTAACTGAAAGCAACACGGTTACGGCCACATGTACACTGTCATTAGTTTTGTAGGGCAGGAGTTAACTAATGCCAGCTTCTGCAatatttatatagatatatacatatataagtatatatataaacctTTAAGTCTTTATAGCTTCCTGTAACTTCAAAACCACCAAGTCTCCCTGTTAGTAAGACATGTTCCCTCCCAATGTAGCTATCTTCAGAAGCTCAGCCTCCACATGATGAGCTCTTCCATGCTTGCACCTTGGATATTCACATAGACTACTCTGCTGTAAGATCAGTAGCTAACACTCCACATCAACTACTCTGTCTGAAAGAGATGGGAACAGTAAGTTTTCCTGTCTCCCCACATTCCCCCAACTCCTGTGCTGACATAGTATGCATTCCCGGGTCCCAGTCCCTGAAGTACCCCTTTTCCACTGAAGTTCCATGTCCCTGTACACAGCAACCCACATTAGATGCTCACACCACAAGTTCCTCAGTCAAGCCTCACTCCTCCCCACCTTCACATCCTACAGCTTGTTTTCTGGTATAGCTGCTCACATGTCTGCTCTGTAACATCACCAGCTCTTTATCAATTCCACTTGCTGCACCTGCCAGTGAGACCATCCTCTTCTTACCCTAAAGTCTTCTGTGCAGCTGCATAATTACCATATTCTGCAAAGAAAGTTCAGCCTTGGGATGTGTGTGTCATATGGCAAAACCCCTCAGGTTTGCTATTCCACAGAATGAGGAGTAAGTGGGAGGACATGATACCTACAGTTGTTTATGCATCATACATCACTGGAGACCTGGTCCTGACTACAATCAGGTGCTACCTTGCAAGTCATCTCTAGTATCAGCTAAAATTTCTGTGGGAGATTGAGAAGAAATAGAGGGTCCAAAGGTGCTTACTATTGCAAGTTAAGAAATACTGAACCAGGGGGCAAGTCCTGAAAGTTTTCCCAGATAACTTAATTTCCCTGGAGTAACGAAGACAGTAGTGGAGGCAAAACAAGCTACTTGACCTGTCCGATCGACTTCCATAGTTGACTTGTGTTAACTGTGAAGTGACATGTTTTCTtataaaaaccaaacatcttTCTTAACAGAAGGGGAACCTCCCACCGCAAGACCATTTGGCCACACTATTAGAAGATCTTACAGCTTTGTTAACCAGTATTTTCTTCAGGTAGCACCTTACTGGGGAACACTTCTTACCAGTTagctggttgggttttttaagattTAACTACAACCCCTCTGAGCATAGACATTTTGCTTGTATTGTCCTCCAACAGAAAAATGCACACCGAATGCAACAAACACATTGGTAGCGGGCCTCTGTTTCCAAGGGCCAAGTAAGAGAAAAGGCTCTAGTAATGAAAGATGTCTACGGCTCTCAGCAACAAGTAAAATGGCTTTAATCAAATCTGCCAGATGGTGTGGACCTTAGTTGTAAACATGATTTCCAACACATATCAAGTCACCCTTGAACCTTTGATTAACCCAATCAGGTGATTTCTAATCATTACTACATAATTTAGTAGTCTGAgagtttttaaatacagaagcCAGCATAAACAGACTGCAGGTCTAACTGCCTGAACTCTCTAGCAGACACCACTTCTAAAACTATCACCTGCATCCCAAGTTGCAATTTTACAATATTTGCTTTGACTCAAATAACAGAGGCAGCTAGTGTGAAGAGGAAAACTTTGGCAACACTAGCTTTTTAATAGCTCATATACCCCATTAACTTCTGCTATAAAAGGCATTATGTCCCATACTCAAACCCTGTTACAAGTTACATGAGTCACCCATCTCAAGACCACAAACTTAAACCAGCTCAAGTATTGCTCCTTCTGTCTACTAGCAGGGACTTGAGAGGGACCAGTAAAGCACCCTGAAAGCAGCCACTCTTCAGAAGCTAGTCAAGTTTCTGAACAGGTGTGTTAGGAAATGGGCCACATTTAGCTAGCAGCCATGTTCACACTGCCCTACAGTTGTCACTCACAGAATCTTCTGCAGGTAGTGGAGGAAGAGGTCTTCCTCTTTCTATCAGATAAGAATACAAACCCACTTTACTGAAAACCAG
Proteins encoded in this region:
- the LOC101921003 gene encoding thioredoxin produces the protein MVKTVGSLVQFEEELKSAGDKLIVVDFSATWCGPCKMIKPFFHSLSDKYSDVVFIEIDVDDAQDVAAHCDVKCMPTFQFYKSGKKVQEFSGANKEKLEDTIKNLV